A single genomic interval of Lucilia cuprina isolate Lc7/37 chromosome 2, ASM2204524v1, whole genome shotgun sequence harbors:
- the LOC111684357 gene encoding leucine carboxyl methyltransferase 1, producing MILCYVKLKHSCKTNGNCQIINLGCGFDTLYFRLRDTPHQVKNFIELDFPTVTARKCYTIKRNKVLLSKIHDEDGEVRLSPTDLHGPNYHLMGVDLRNIDEVDNKLQQAEIDYTLPTIFLAECVLVYIELQNCKNLLKWIASKFTSAVFVNYEQVNMNDRFGEVMLNNLRSRGCSLAGVDACLSLDTQMGRFLECGWSGSRAWDMVQIYQSIPPAERQRIERIEMLDEGELLLQLFQHYCLVVAWIGELFQDIEITVEKRMSSLNID from the exons AAAACCAATGGCAATTGTCAAATCATTAATCTTGGCTGTGGCTTCGATACACTATACTTTCGTCTGCGCGATACGCCACATCAAGTGAAAAACTTTATTGAATTAGATTTTCCAACAGTGACGGCGCGCAAATGTTatacaattaaaagaaataaagtgCTTTTGTCCAAAATACACGATGAAGACGGTGAGGTGAGATTAAGTCCAACCGATTTACATGGACCCAACTATCATTTGATGGGTGtagatttaagaaatattgatGAAGTAGATAATAAATTGCAACAGGCAGAAATTGACTACACGCTACCAACAATATTTTTGGCCGAATGTGTTTTAGTTTATATAGAGTTACAGAATTGTAAAAATCTACTCAAATGGATTGCCAGTAAGTTTACCAGTGCTGTATTTGTCAATTATGAACAG GTCAATATGAATGATCGTTTTGGAGAGGTGATGTTAAATAATTTACGCAGTCGTGGCTGCAGTTTGGCCGGTGTTGACGCTTGCCTATCGTTGGATACCCAAATGGGTAGATTTTTGGAATGTGGCTGGAGTGGCAGTCGAGCCTGGGATATGGTACAAATATATCAAAGTATACCACCGGCAGAACGTCAGCGTATTGAACGTATTGAAATGCTAGATGAGGGTGAACTGTTATTGCAATTATTTCAACATTATTGTTTGGTGGTGGCTTGGATTGGGGAACTGTTTCAAGATATTGAAATTAC GGTTGAGAAACGTATGTCTTCTTTGAACATCGATTAG